The Plasmodium cynomolgi strain B DNA, scaffold: 0863, whole genome shotgun sequence region TATATGATGTATTAATAAGTAATAAAGTCTTAAGTAATAAATTTTCGGAATTTTTCGTGTCTCTGGAATgatagtataaaaaaaatattgcctAATTGTgaattcaaaattaaaaatctATGCGATCTAatacttttaaaaagagcTTATGATTACTATTTATTTTCTGACGCATGTGATACTactgatgaaaaaaatgcccaaaTCTCTAACAGTGGTTATtgcaaatatattaatgatTCTGAGACCATATACTCATTATATACAGTGAAATGTGAACAGGATGATTCTACTGAAGACTGTaaagaatttaatgaatttaacgaatttgaagaatttgaTGAATTAgaagaaattgaagaaattgaaacttttgaagaatttaaagaatttgaagaaattaaagaatttaaaaaatacgtgCTTTCTTATATTAGTCATGAACGCTCAGTGAGATCTGAAGATAATGAGGAAGatgttttttcaatttcttgcAATATCGGCTTAACATCTGGTTCTGATCTACATAAgggtatttatatatactacCATTACTAGTGTATGCAAACTCTGGGTATTAAATTCTAAATATTACGTGTAGTTCTATATATAACACTtatagtttttcttttcctttttcgaaaGCTTCTCAGGTTTTCAATGTGTTAGATCATAAATTATATCCATACATAATAGAAGCACGACGGCATAAcggtgaaggagaagaaacaacGGAAATAACCGAAACAGCACAACAAATCGCTGGTGCAAAACTAAAAATGGCGCCAGAAAAAAACCAGAAAGTACATTAGAAATTGaaccagaagaagaagaagaaaaaaaaaacgatccTGATCCTATG contains the following coding sequences:
- a CDS encoding hypothetical protein (putative); the protein is INFRNFSCLWNDSIKKILPNCEFKIKNLCDLILLKRAYDYYLFSDACDTTDEKNAQISNSGYCKYINDSETIYSLYTVKCEQDDSTEDCKEFNEFNEFEEFDELEEIEEIETFEEFKEFEEIKEFKKYVLSYISHERSVRSEDNEEDVFSISCNIGLTSGSDLHKGIYIYYHY